A stretch of Sesamum indicum cultivar Zhongzhi No. 13 unplaced genomic scaffold, S_indicum_v1.0 scaffold00315, whole genome shotgun sequence DNA encodes these proteins:
- the LOC105180082 gene encoding uncharacterized protein LOC105180082 yields MANEKSFVAPVQTGLYVGNIPLNAYPEPIIDDKIAHAFNHSTRKTLKFIAPTLQNGEVILRPTLDTIRNGSKRWKTTAVGYFLGKRPYFHHLKEYAVSVWPGLREVTGTTNGFFFFQFKSVAVMEDIIEGGPWLFQGQPIVLQKWEPGMVLRKLKHTQVPVWIKLRHLPVELWTEEGLSIVASGVGKPLYPNAITRACTRLDFARVCVMLDVNSKMPKHIIIMTPDEEGGELPCKIDVEYEWLPPRCTSCMTLGHSAKECIVNNYQTTG; encoded by the coding sequence ATGGCGAACGAAAAATCTTTTGTTGCTCCAGTCCAAACGGGATTGTACGTGGGTAACATTCCGTTGAATGCATACCCCGAACCaattattgatgataaaattgcgcATGCATTTAACCACTCAACGCGAAAGACCCTCAAGTTCATTGCTCCAACTCTACAAAATGGAGAGGTGATTCTGAGACCGACTTTAGACACTATCCGAAATGGGTCTAAACGATGGAAAACTACCGCGGTCGGATATTTTTTGGGGAAACGCCCATACTTTCACCATTTGAAGGAATACGCGGTATCAGTTTGGCCGGGTTTAAGAGAGGTAACTGGTACTACTAacggtttctttttcttccagttTAAGTCAGTCGCAGTTATGGAAGATATTATTGAAGGAGGGCCATGGCTGTTCCAGGGGCAGcctattgttcttcaaaaatgggaGCCGGGAATGGTTCTGAGGAAACTTAAACACACACAGGTTCCTGTCTGGATCAAATTGCGCCACCTTCCGGTGGAGTTGTGGACAGAGGAGGGACTCAGCATAGTGgctagtggagtgggtaaaccttTATACCCGAATGCGATCACGAGAGCATGCACAagactggatttcgctcgtgtatgcgttaTGCTGGATGTGAATTCGAAAATGCCAaagcacattattattatgacaccggatgaggaaggaggagaatTACCGTGCAAAATTGATGTGGAGTATGAATGGCTACCCCCGAGGTGCACCAGTTGTATGACATTGGGACACTCAGCCAAGGAGTGCATTGTCAACAACTATCAAACTACCGGTTAA